The following are encoded in a window of Bos indicus x Bos taurus breed Angus x Brahman F1 hybrid chromosome 4, Bos_hybrid_MaternalHap_v2.0, whole genome shotgun sequence genomic DNA:
- the DNAJB6 gene encoding dnaJ homolog subfamily B member 6 isoform X3 has translation MVDYYEVLGVQRHASAEDIKKAYRKLALKWHPDKNPENKEEAERKFKQVAEAYEVLSDAKKRDIYDRYGKEGLNGGGGGGSHFDSPFEFGFTFRNPEDVFREFFGGRDPFSFDFFGVLGDFHFQALRIYTREKKLLHGYYMYEVTVQPAGGFEEAASEELEPEEEAVAESASEEDSEALDVVSSEELDLFSDDEPSEGASLGGGEPPSEDLEFISSEDEASPGDPEELLEECEELLSEDSGPEPEALPLPRGRPAEQSF, from the exons ATGGTGGATTACTATGAAGTTCTAGGTGTGCAGAGACACGCCTCGGCCGAGGACATTAAAAAGGC ATATCGGAAACTGGCACTGAAGTGGCATCCAGATAAAAatcctgagaacaaagaagaagCGGAGAGAAAATTCAAGCAAGTAGCTGAGGCGTATGAGGTGTTGTCAGATG ctAAGAAACGGGACATCTATGACAGATATGGCAAAGAAGGATTAAACGGTGGCGGTGGAG GTGGAAGTCACTTCGACAGTCCGTTTGAGTTTGGCTTCACATTCCGAAACCCAGAGGACGTCTTCAGGGAATTTTTTGGTGGAAGGGACCCATTTTCATTCGACTTCTTCG GTGTTCTAGGCGACTTCCATTTTCAGGCTCTCAGGATTTACACACGGGAAAAGAAGCTGCTCCACGGCTACTACATGTATGAAGTGACAGTGCAGCCTGCTGGCG GGTTCGAGGAGGCGGCCAGCGAGGAGTTGGAGCCTGAAGAGGAGGCGGTGGCGGAGAGTGCAAGCGAGGAGGACAGTGAGGCACTGGACGTGGTGTCCAGCGAGGAGCTCGACCTCTTTAGTGACGACGAGCCCAGCGAGGGCGCTAGCCTGGGCGGGGGCGAGCCCCCCAGTGAGGACTTGGAGTTCATCTCCAGTGAGGACGAGGCCAGCCCGGGGGACCCAGAGGAGCTCCTCGAGGAGTGTGAGGAGCTGCTCAGTGAGGACAGTGGGCCTGAGCCCGAGGCCCTGCCGCTGCCCCGTGGGCGGCCTGCTGAGCAGAGCTTCTAG